The window TACGGACTTGGCTGAGACAGCTGTCCAGTAGAAAGAATGGTTTGGCGCTGATCCTCAGTGAAGCGTGGCCACATCAGTGTTTGCGTAAAATCCGGCGCTGGCGCAAGCAGAACGAGCCCCTTGATCGGCGATGGGACGTTTGTCTGTTTGGCGCGAAGGGCGGCATCACGAGCCAGAAGCAGCGCGATCCATCCACCCATAGATGATCCTATCAGCACAACCTCGCCGGCCGCTTTTGCGTTTATCATCGCCTGTGCGTCATCGGCCCACGAGCTGATGGTTCCGTCCGTGAAGGCACCGGTCGACTTTCCGTGTCCGGCGTAATCAAAGCGCAAACATGCCTGCTGCCGCTGCCGCGCGAAGGCCTCCAAGGCCAGCGCCTTCGTGCCGTCCATGTCTGAGCGAAAACCGCCGAGCCAAACCAGCGTTGGCCCGCTGCCCTTTAAGCCGTGGAAAGCAAGTTGATGCGTTTGCCGGTCCAAGAATTGCGGCTTCGATTCAGCGTTCATAAGGAGCAAGCCCGTTGCACATCTGTCGATCGTCGGTATAGCAGGCCGCATGGTCCAAGCCAGCGCCCCGACCGCGTAAAATGCGTGTACTGCAACTCATCCCCGAACTTGAGACCGGCGGAGCCGAACGCACGACGATTGATATTGCTATCGCCCTGGTCGAGGCGCGGAAAGGCGCTTGGGTCGTCAGCGAGGGCGGACGCATGGTGCAAGAGCTGCCAGCCGAAGCTCACCATCGGACCTTGCCGGTCAAATCGAAAAATCCGCTTGTTATCCTTGCAAACGCAGTCCGGATCGCTCGGCTGTGTCGGCGTGAGAACATTTCGATCATTCACGCTCGAAGCCGTGCGCCGGCCTGGTCCGGGTTGATCGCTGCGCATTTGGTCGGAGCCAGATTCGTAACGACCTACCATGGTGCTTATAGGGGCCAGAACGCCGCCAAGCGGTGGTATAATTCGGTTATGGCGCGTGGAGATGCCGTTGTTGCGAACTCAAAGTTCACAGAAGCGTCTATCGCCAAGGTCTATCCGTTCGCCCGCAGTCAGCTTGTTACCATTCCCCGAGGAACAGACCTCGGTCAGTTCGATGGGCATGCGAAGCCTTATGACTGGCGCCTGCCGGCCAACGCACGGACGATTGTCCAGATTGCCCGGCTGACCGAATGGAAGGGGCAGGCCGTGGCGATTGAAGCGCTTCAACTGCTCGACGAAAACACCCACCTTGTCCTGTGTGGTGATGATCAAGGGCGAGCCGGCTACAAGAAAACGCTCGAAGAACGAGCCGAAAGACACGGTTTGACCGATCGCGTGCATTTCGTGGGCCACGCCGATCCAGCCCGAGCGCTCGCCTCAGCGGATGTGTGTATCGTCCCATCAATTCGGCCAGAGGCCTTTGGGCGGGCTGCAGTGGAAGCGCAGGCCGCCGGCGTTCCGGTGGTTGTTTCGCAACTCGGTGCTGTTGGGGAAACGGTCATGGCACCCCCCAATGTTCCCGAAACAGCCCGGACAGGCTGGCACGTCACTGCAAACGATGCGTCGGCTTTGGCTCAAGGCATCACCGAAGCGCTTACTCTTGCGCCCGCTGCACGCGATGCCCACGTCAAGCGGGCAAGCGAGCACGCGCGGCGACATTTTTCACTCAGCGCCATGCGATCTGCTACTCTCGCCGTT is drawn from Pseudomonadota bacterium and contains these coding sequences:
- a CDS encoding alpha/beta hydrolase, which translates into the protein MNAESKPQFLDRQTHQLAFHGLKGSGPTLVWLGGFRSDMDGTKALALEAFARQRQQACLRFDYAGHGKSTGAFTDGTISSWADDAQAMINAKAAGEVVLIGSSMGGWIALLLARDAALRAKQTNVPSPIKGLVLLAPAPDFTQTLMWPRFTEDQRQTILSTGQLSQPSPYDDEPTIITHALIEDGKQNLVLDGTIETQCPVRIIQGVADPDVPHTHALKLFDALVGENVQMTLIKDGDHRLSRPEDIEVLNRTLEALMHNIGTTAGGTLL
- a CDS encoding glycosyltransferase family 4 protein, with the translated sequence MRVLQLIPELETGGAERTTIDIAIALVEARKGAWVVSEGGRMVQELPAEAHHRTLPVKSKNPLVILANAVRIARLCRRENISIIHARSRAPAWSGLIAAHLVGARFVTTYHGAYRGQNAAKRWYNSVMARGDAVVANSKFTEASIAKVYPFARSQLVTIPRGTDLGQFDGHAKPYDWRLPANARTIVQIARLTEWKGQAVAIEALQLLDENTHLVLCGDDQGRAGYKKTLEERAERHGLTDRVHFVGHADPARALASADVCIVPSIRPEAFGRAAVEAQAAGVPVVVSQLGAVGETVMAPPNVPETARTGWHVTANDASALAQGITEALTLAPAARDAHVKRASEHARRHFSLSAMRSATLAVYERLAASGS